Within Telopea speciosissima isolate NSW1024214 ecotype Mountain lineage chromosome 8, Tspe_v1, whole genome shotgun sequence, the genomic segment ATGGGTAGCAGCGATACAAAGTGTTTGGAGGCTTATGGGTTCCTATTTCATAACTCACCGCAGCTGTATTACCTTCAGGTATTTTTTTCAGTGGATCCCGCATCAGAATTTCGAAGAGGTTTGAACTAGAAAAAattagttcgtcgagtcctctttCCAATGGTTCAAACGGTTCGTCAATCCGACGTCAAATGAGGGAGTTATGATTTTTTCCGTTTGGATGCGCAAATTAGAAGCAAATCtggaaagttggatttcaaaTTTTGCTCTCGGCCAGCAGCTTAAGATCACTTTTTGGTCTCAGGGGTTTACAtgcaaataaatttaatttatgTCTATGATGACATAAATAAGTAAAGTTAGAGGGgctctttttaaaattatcaaagttgaagagatttaaaaaaaaaaaggaaatcattactCTCCCACGTGAAGGTTGTGAATGGATGAGTTAAAAAGcttttcaaaaaatctttgATTCCATTTAATAGCTTTTGATTGGTTCTTCAAAAAGCACTTTGGAAACTGTGCCAATCTCTCTCTACCTTAAGAGAAGTATTTTAATCAATGCTTGATTGAAGATTCCTTTTATGTAAATTCCATTGGCCCATCTAAAAAGGATTGTTTAGTCTTTTACTTGATCTTTtgtagaaagaagagaaaaatggttcttcttcttctctaagtgAAAAAGGAAGCTACAGAACCGTGGACtggtaaagaagaaaaaaaggagaaaggagagggaagaagaagagaagaaaagaaaaaaagaaagaggggttTTTGCTTGAAAAATAGAGCAACCAAATGGGTGAAGATGGAATCTGATTTCTCTCtctacatttttatttttgaagaaaTAGAAACCTATTGTGGGATTCCATCAAGCTGGTTCTCAATggtttttgaagatctatttatggagaaattggggtttttgattggttcttgaagaaatacaagaagaggaagagacaagaagaaagaagcaatCTGTGATCCCCTTATGGCAGTGTGCACTTGAAAACCTAAGTCTCTCATTGCAAGGGAAGAGTTAGTAGTTCCAGTGGGCTCCATCACATCTGAGATCGGTACAGGCAAATGGTTGTAAGGCTTCcaatcttccatttttctttgtgaTTGTCTGGGTTCTCTATTTTTACTAGTGTTAGGTGATACAAGTTGATAACCTAAGCTAGTCTGAGCTTATTTGTAGAGTATTGATATAAACCCAACTCTATTgatttttgtcttgtatttAGTGGGTGCTAAATACTGGGAGTGGGTGCTCTCAGGCATTGGGTACTTTTTGTACTGGCTTAATTGCCCTCTCAGTTCTATGCTGAGAAAATTTGGGTGTGGGTGCTCCCAGCTGTAGGTGCAGCGAAGTTGAGTATTTGAGCAAATACGAAGCCCATAGTGGcattgctccgtggatgtaggcaacttgccgaaccacgtataccTTGTGTTGTGCGTGTGGATTTTTGCATTATATCTTTATTGTTGCATTTGGAGTGTGTGGGCTGCAGAatgggtgtacacacttggtagagTCTTTGAGTCTGGCTGGGGTGTGTACACGACCTTGTAGTTTATTTTCAGATCCGCCCAGTAATTACCAGTGCCAGTGGcgaagaaattgaaaaatttacatcactgattcacccccctctcagtgataGCTATCGAACAACACATATGAGCCACCTACCAATTTTGTAAAtcattttagggaaaaagttctgtgtcctggagtgtggcctacgccagcacttccatgagtctatctctctcctccccatgtgaaaagatacctttgcccctttgttttaaggaaaagagagatagacacatctGAATGCTagcgtaagccacactcccgtaaAGAAAAATGTTTCCCATCATTTTATTATGTAGTAAATCTAggtaatttcttttatttattttctctcaCCTTCTTGGTTATTAGCGATCCCCTTATTAATGTCGAGTGATATAGATTCCTTctacatgagagagagagagagagagagattacccaGCGCAGTGCTAAAAGGTGAAGTTTCTTCCAAAGCTCCGAGCAGTTGCATCAGATTCCGGCTATGTCTCTCAGTGGCTTAGAGAAAATCCAAGGCTGCCACGTGGTAGCAATACCATACCCAGGTCATGGCCACATCAACCCAATGATGAATGTGTGTACCCTTCTCGCTGCAAAAGGCTTAGCCGTCACATTTGTAGTCACAGAAGAATGGCTCTCCTTAATCGGACcaggatctggatctggatctggatctggtCCAAACACACCTAACATCCGGTTTCGCACAATTCCGAATGTAATCCCATCGGAGAAGACTCGTGGATCGGATTTCGTCGGCTTCGTTGAGGCTGTTTCCACGAAGATGGAAGCACCATTAGATCAGCTTCTTGATCGGCTCGAGCCACCTGCAACTCATATTATAGCTGATACTTTCTTGGCAGGGCCAGTAGCTATAGGGAACCGGAGGAATATACCGGTGACTTCACTCTGGGTGTCTTCGCCGGCGTTGTTTTCATTGCACCATCATTATCACCTCCTCTTTTCTCACGGCCATCTACCAGTTCCATTTGAAAACATCTCAGGTATGTATGGTAAATGACTTGTTAATTAATTCTacaagtaattaattaagcaTAATGGCAACATGATGGATTGGTCTCAGTTGATTCCAAAGTATTTGTATTAAACAATCATGCAATGGTAATTAAGTAGATCATGAAATGAATTGCTGAACCTGTTTGCTTTTTTGCTTCACAGAAAGGAAAGATGAGATCATAACCTACATTCCAGGAATCCCTGCAATACGCCTGGGAGATCTGCCATTCATTTACTTTCGCGAGaatgaatttttgaaaaagatACTAGAAGACTTCTCTTGGGTAACCAAAGCACAATCCATTCTCGTTACTTCCTTCTCTGAGCTTCAATCCCATACAATTGACACCTTAAGGGGAATACTTCCAATACCCATTTACACAATAGGTCCCTCCATCCCTTTCAAGTTACTTCAAGACAGAATCACACCCTCTGAGGCCAGCAATAGTAGTAATGCTGTGGATTATCTTAAGTGGCTAGACTGTCAACCCAAAAATTCTGTCTTGTATGTCTCATTGGGTAGTTACTTACCTGTGTCCCCCACACAAATGCATGAAATTGCAATGGGGTTGCACACCAGTGGGGTTCGATACTTGTGGGTTGCTCGCGGTGAAGCTCTGAACTTGCAGGAAACTTGTGGTGAAATGGGACTAGTAGAACCATGGTGTGACCAATTGAGGGTCTTATGCCATTCTTCGGTAGCAGGGTTCTTGACACATTGTGGATGGAATTCAATACTAGAAGCCATATACTCAGGGGTGCCAATGCTCACTTTTCCTCTGTTAATTGACCAAATTCCTAACAGCACATTGGTTGTGGAAGACTGGAAGATTGGCTTGACAGTGAAAGAGGAGATTGGAATGGAAATTTTGGTTGGAAGAGATAAGATTGCTCGCGTTGTGCAAAGGTTGATGGATGAAGATGAAGGGGTACAGCTGAGGGAAAGAGCTGAAGTACTTAAGAGATCTTGTCAAAGAGCTATAGAGAAGGGTGGTTCTACTTTCACAAACCTCCATGCTTTTATAGGAGATCTTGTAAGCATCAACAATAAAAGAGCTTAGTTGGTTCTAATCAAATTTCACTATTAAGGTACTTTGTTTTAGAAAATGCATTACTTTTGAGAGTTGAGACTACTCCAATCTAGTAATCTGTTTTAACAATTTCATTAGGAACACGCAGGAGTCCGAGGCAAGAGCCATGTATCTCGGACTCCAACGAGCATGGGAATTGGGAGTAGCATCCCATAGACATTTGGATTGATACCCAGAAGCTAATCAAATATCTGCAGGATCATAAATGGCCGTGGGAGATCTTCACTTTATTGTTAGATATTATAACTTTTATTAAGCACTTTTCTAATGTGTCTGTAATAAAACAAAGTAGGATTTGTGTTTCCATAGCCTATAATCTAGCAGTCACGAAACCATAGAAATTACAGCATCAGCTGCATGCATAGATAGTTTCTCCTCCTAGCTCCGACTGTCACCTGATGTGCAACCGAGACAAAACACCTAGTTTGCTTCACAATATCCACATATTAGAACTAAAAAGATTTTTTTagattcaacaaaaaaaaaaaaagatctcaCAGCCACTGATCCATGTCCTACTGaagaactgggccgggcagggaactggagaagataattttccaacaagtAATAGCAAATATAAAAAGTATTGAAGTCAAAGTCGTTTTACTTATCACACcgtcaaaaaaaaattagaaataagATGAGAAACTGATGGGCCATGGAGGTGTTCTATTCTCAATACTACTATAAAACCAAACTcacaaaatctgatttttttttttttttgttattgggCCATATATTATTTCATAGACCATAAGTTTTGTCTACcactacaacaacaaactcagctttatcccaacttcCTGGGATAGGATCGGCTACATacatccaaacaaaacaaaataagaaaaattggGACCTAGATAAAAGGGAATGATGAAatgggaaatgaaaaatggCAAATGAAAAAAAGGcgaataaaagaaaagggaagatgaTGACGGAGATTGATGAGATGGtaaatgaaaaatgagaaatgaaaaactGAGAATAAAACAAATAGGAAGATGATCGAAAAAGTAAAGAAGTTGTTTGGTCTACAACTAAACACTAAATTTTTGTTTGTTGCCTTTAAAATTAgccccattttttttcttctcactaGTAAAGCAACCATAGCCTCAGTCCCTCCTCACccagagaaaaaggaaaatataaaaaatataagaaaaaaaatgcctCACCCTGAACAATTTTGAATTGCCCAAATCACTAAGTTTTGAGAAGGgcgagtcgagtcaaaaaaaaaaaaagactaattttTCAACTATGATTCAAATTGGAGTacaaaattctcttttcttattctttcgTTCATACATTACATATCCGAAATTGGGTCAAATTTCAAGTGATTCAATAAAGTGCAAGGCTCAAATCAGCCAAACCTATGACTCTTCCTATTGACACACTGCAACTTCGTCGCTTAAGTTACATTTGCTTACTTTCATGAGCCCGATCATAAAGGTCCTAATATGTTCATGACAACATTAAGTGTCCTACGCTTGGCTTGGCTACAGATACTGTTTAGGTCTCACGATCTTCAGTTCAAGCTGCC encodes:
- the LOC122672746 gene encoding UDP-glycosyltransferase 87A1-like, which produces MSLSGLEKIQGCHVVAIPYPGHGHINPMMNVCTLLAAKGLAVTFVVTEEWLSLIGPGSGSGSGSGPNTPNIRFRTIPNVIPSEKTRGSDFVGFVEAVSTKMEAPLDQLLDRLEPPATHIIADTFLAGPVAIGNRRNIPVTSLWVSSPALFSLHHHYHLLFSHGHLPVPFENISERKDEIITYIPGIPAIRLGDLPFIYFRENEFLKKILEDFSWVTKAQSILVTSFSELQSHTIDTLRGILPIPIYTIGPSIPFKLLQDRITPSEASNSSNAVDYLKWLDCQPKNSVLYVSLGSYLPVSPTQMHEIAMGLHTSGVRYLWVARGEALNLQETCGEMGLVEPWCDQLRVLCHSSVAGFLTHCGWNSILEAIYSGVPMLTFPLLIDQIPNSTLVVEDWKIGLTVKEEIGMEILVGRDKIARVVQRLMDEDEGVQLRERAEVLKRSCQRAIEKGGSTFTNLHAFIGDLGTRRSPRQEPCISDSNEHGNWE